In Rhodothermales bacterium, one DNA window encodes the following:
- a CDS encoding PQQ-dependent sugar dehydrogenase, giving the protein MRPLLFAALLLAFAAPASAQLSADLAFPNLTFSSPVGVEHDPVNPDLLYVVEQRGVIRVFDNDPDVSTTSVFLDIDDRVTSGGETGLLGLAFHPDYETNGYFYVNYTVASPLRSRVSRFSRSTANPQQGDPDSELVLLDIAQPFSNHNGGGLAFGPDGYLYASFGDGGSGGDPEENGQDPTTLLGAILRLDVDGGGTAPDCGGPGANYTVPPNAIADGPGGSCDEIYAWGLRNPWRFSFDRETGEGWIADVGQGAWEEVDRMEDGGNYGWNTYEGNACFDGPCDPEGLTFPAWVYSSQSGSPHCSVTGGYVYRGSDVPALEGRYIYGDYCSGQLWALDDSGRPVTNEALAVGTFSTLTSFGEDAAGELYFVRQNGRVYRFFQEGTSDTVGVPERDEASLRLAGPNPFRGETALTFALAEAGPARVAVYDVLGREVAVLHDGPATAEAQAVRLAAGALPAGLYVVRLTSGSAEHTLKVMLVR; this is encoded by the coding sequence ATGCGCCCCCTCCTCTTCGCCGCGCTCCTCCTCGCCTTCGCGGCCCCCGCATCCGCCCAACTCAGCGCGGACCTCGCCTTTCCCAACCTCACCTTCAGCAGCCCGGTCGGCGTCGAGCACGACCCGGTGAACCCGGACCTCCTCTACGTCGTCGAGCAGCGCGGCGTCATCCGCGTCTTCGACAACGACCCCGACGTGAGCACGACGAGCGTCTTCCTCGACATCGATGACCGCGTCACGAGCGGCGGCGAGACGGGGCTGCTCGGGCTCGCGTTCCACCCGGACTACGAGACGAACGGGTACTTCTACGTCAACTACACGGTGGCGAGCCCGCTGCGCTCGCGCGTCTCGCGGTTCTCCCGTTCGACGGCGAACCCGCAGCAGGGCGACCCCGATAGCGAGCTGGTCCTGCTCGACATCGCGCAGCCGTTCAGCAACCACAACGGCGGCGGCCTCGCCTTCGGGCCCGACGGCTACCTCTACGCCTCCTTCGGCGACGGCGGCTCCGGCGGCGACCCGGAAGAGAACGGGCAGGACCCCACGACGCTCCTCGGCGCCATCCTCCGCCTCGACGTCGACGGCGGCGGCACTGCGCCCGACTGCGGCGGCCCGGGCGCGAACTACACCGTTCCGCCGAACGCGATCGCCGACGGGCCGGGCGGCTCGTGCGACGAGATCTACGCCTGGGGCCTCCGCAACCCGTGGCGCTTCTCCTTCGACCGCGAGACCGGCGAGGGCTGGATCGCCGACGTCGGCCAGGGCGCGTGGGAGGAGGTAGATCGGATGGAAGACGGCGGCAACTACGGCTGGAATACGTACGAGGGCAACGCCTGCTTCGACGGGCCGTGCGATCCCGAGGGCCTCACGTTCCCCGCGTGGGTGTACAGCAGCCAGTCCGGATCGCCCCACTGCTCCGTCACCGGCGGCTACGTCTACCGAGGCAGCGACGTGCCCGCGCTCGAAGGGCGCTACATCTACGGCGACTACTGCAGCGGGCAGCTCTGGGCGCTCGACGATTCGGGCCGTCCGGTGACGAATGAGGCGCTCGCTGTCGGCACCTTCAGCACGCTCACTTCCTTTGGTGAAGATGCGGCCGGCGAGCTCTACTTCGTCCGTCAGAACGGCCGCGTCTACCGCTTCTTCCAGGAGGGCACGTCGGACACCGTCGGGGTGCCGGAGCGTGACGAGGCTTCGCTGCGGCTGGCGGGGCCGAATCCGTTCCGCGGCGAGACCGCGCTGACGTTCGCCCTCGCCGAGGCCGGGCCCGCCCGCGTCGCCGTCTACGACGTGCTCGGGCGCGAGGTGGCCGTGCTCCACGACGGGCCGGCGACGGCCGAGGCGCAGGCGGTGCGGCTGGCGGCGGGTGCGCTCCCGGCCGGCCTCTACGTCGTGCGGCTGACGT
- a CDS encoding DUF1684 domain-containing protein — MRSLLFLLLAGACACTLGACASTADPPALPPVPERVTAWEAWRAAKDSLFRSPATPLLPTQQGAFRGLPYFDYDSTLAFAVTLDPTLQRDTLRMATSTGEPRDYVRFGSFSFPFDGRRHRLAVFQPLDPNERRLFLPFADATSGGATYSAGRYLDFDPAPDGRYVLDFNYAYSPYCAYNPSYSCPLPPPENRLPIAVRAGERNATSA, encoded by the coding sequence ATGCGGTCCCTCCTCTTCCTGCTGCTCGCCGGGGCGTGCGCGTGCACGCTCGGCGCCTGCGCGTCCACCGCCGATCCGCCGGCTCTCCCTCCCGTCCCCGAGCGCGTGACGGCGTGGGAGGCGTGGCGCGCGGCGAAGGACTCGCTCTTCCGCAGCCCGGCCACCCCGCTGCTGCCCACGCAGCAGGGCGCGTTCCGCGGGCTCCCGTACTTCGACTACGACTCGACGCTCGCCTTCGCCGTCACGCTCGACCCGACGCTCCAGCGCGACACCCTCCGCATGGCGACCTCCACCGGCGAGCCGCGCGACTACGTCCGCTTCGGCTCGTTCTCGTTCCCCTTCGATGGCCGCCGCCACCGCCTCGCCGTCTTCCAACCGCTCGACCCGAACGAGCGCCGCCTCTTCCTCCCCTTCGCCGACGCCACGAGCGGCGGCGCTACCTACAGCGCCGGCCGCTACCTCGACTTCGACCCGGCACCGGACGGGCGCTACGTGCTGGACTTCAACTACGCCTACAGCCCGTACTGCGCTTACAACCCGAGCTACAGCTGCCCGCTACCGCCGCCCGAGAACAGGCTGCCCATCGCCGTCCGCGCGGGCGAACGGAACGCGACATCGGCCTGA